The Treponema medium genome has a window encoding:
- a CDS encoding phospho-sugar mutase yields MDSNTILTYAKQYMAEETDPAFVKEVEALIAKNDEKELFDRFYRQLEFGTGGLRGIIGGGTNRMNPMVIKKATQGLADYIIETFPEKAKSGTLKAVIAHDSRRYSDVFAEATALIFAANGFTVYLFSALRPTPELSYAIRQLGCDTGVVVTASHNPPQYNGYKAYWNDGAQVIPPHDKGIIDKVNTVKKINMMNRDEAIKNGKLIIIDKEIDEKYWASVKAKLHRGDLIKEMSKSVKIVYTPLHGTGAMHVEKVLGDMGFNIITVPEQRQPDGNFPTVSYPNPEDPAALKMAIELAEKEGADILMATDPDADRFASAVKDSTGKMHLITGNQMGALFTDYLCLTAKEFGVMPAKPAIVRSIVTSHLCDRIAKGYGVESFECLTGFKWICNKADEITKQGYHYIYGFEESYGYNFGMEIRDKDGIAASALCAEMSLYWRKQGKSLLERLDELFIQYGCFCETTINKVFPGAEGVEIMKNMMIKLRTSALKDIAGVKVLTIRDIDQSCSYNPLTPDKKETVHLPVSNVLQYYLEDGTIISVRPSGTEPKIKFYIIHPQPVQGKDVAAAQTKAEQQVKIFAQALDTLV; encoded by the coding sequence ATGGATAGTAATACCATTCTGACCTATGCAAAGCAGTACATGGCGGAAGAAACTGATCCGGCATTCGTAAAAGAAGTAGAAGCGCTCATTGCAAAGAACGATGAGAAAGAGCTGTTTGACCGCTTCTACCGTCAATTGGAATTCGGAACCGGTGGTTTGCGCGGGATTATCGGCGGCGGAACAAACCGGATGAATCCTATGGTGATTAAAAAGGCGACTCAAGGACTTGCCGACTATATTATCGAAACCTTCCCCGAAAAGGCAAAGAGCGGAACATTAAAAGCCGTTATTGCCCACGATTCGCGCCGCTATTCGGATGTGTTTGCAGAGGCAACCGCCCTCATTTTTGCAGCGAACGGTTTTACGGTCTATTTGTTTTCGGCATTGCGTCCGACACCGGAGCTTTCCTATGCAATCCGGCAGCTTGGCTGCGATACCGGCGTTGTTGTTACCGCTTCTCACAATCCGCCGCAGTATAATGGATACAAAGCCTATTGGAATGATGGAGCGCAAGTTATTCCACCCCACGATAAGGGCATTATCGACAAAGTAAACACGGTTAAGAAAATTAACATGATGAACCGCGACGAAGCAATTAAGAACGGTAAACTCATCATCATCGATAAAGAGATAGACGAAAAATACTGGGCGAGCGTTAAAGCCAAGCTGCACCGCGGTGATCTTATTAAAGAAATGTCCAAGTCCGTAAAAATTGTCTACACCCCGCTGCATGGTACCGGTGCGATGCATGTCGAAAAAGTACTCGGCGATATGGGCTTTAACATCATCACCGTGCCGGAACAGCGTCAGCCGGATGGAAATTTCCCAACAGTCAGCTACCCTAACCCCGAAGACCCGGCTGCGCTTAAAATGGCGATTGAATTGGCGGAAAAAGAAGGCGCCGATATTTTAATGGCAACCGACCCTGATGCTGACCGTTTCGCTTCGGCGGTAAAAGACAGCACCGGAAAGATGCACCTTATCACCGGCAACCAGATGGGTGCTCTTTTTACCGACTACCTCTGCCTAACTGCAAAAGAATTCGGTGTTATGCCGGCAAAACCTGCTATTGTTCGTTCTATTGTAACGTCCCACCTGTGCGACCGCATCGCAAAAGGTTACGGAGTTGAATCCTTTGAATGCCTAACCGGTTTTAAATGGATTTGCAATAAGGCTGACGAGATTACCAAACAAGGGTATCATTATATCTATGGTTTTGAGGAAAGCTACGGCTATAATTTCGGGATGGAAATCCGCGATAAAGACGGAATTGCAGCCTCCGCACTTTGCGCCGAGATGTCGCTTTATTGGCGTAAACAAGGGAAGAGCTTGTTAGAGCGTTTAGACGAACTCTTTATACAGTACGGTTGCTTCTGCGAAACAACCATCAACAAGGTGTTCCCGGGTGCGGAAGGCGTAGAAATTATGAAAAATATGATGATAAAACTCCGTACTTCCGCATTAAAGGATATTGCCGGTGTAAAGGTTCTCACCATCCGCGACATCGATCAATCATGTTCCTATAATCCGCTTACTCCCGATAAGAAAGAAACAGTACATCTTCCGGTAAGTAATGTGCTGCAGTATTATCTTGAAGACGGAACAATTATCAGTGTCCGTCCGAGCGGTACCGAACCTAAGATCAAGTTTTATATCATCCACCCGCAGCCGGTACAGGGTAAGGATGTTGCCGCTGCTCAGACCAAAGCGGAACAGCAGGTTAAAATTTTTGCTCAAGCACTGGACACTCTTGTCTAA
- a CDS encoding penicillin-binding protein 1A: MRGRTVFLYIYLIIVFTVLAAGSAMLGYLLAETAAVKQSEQFTAFNPDLPTRILDIRGDLITEFSSNEKREIIKFEQIPPALINALLVREDRSFYQHRGFTLKAIFRAVIGKLTHRTLGGGSTITQQIAGLLYCDRTDMSISRKVKELWWAVQMERRYSKDEILELYLNKVYFGGGTYGVSAACRFYFGHSVAEITPAEAAILVIQLSNPAYYNPFEYPNRVQERQGYILDEMVRLGYLTKEERDESYDEYWAHFDYTRTASSAWFNREDKARWFSEYVRRQLETMMYGTMDFYSDGYIVHTTCDLRHQAAAEKEMGDYIRIANSRVRNTRSHRFAQSELYSNITALVSLAFNIPALHIDSERVQAKTLSYYRSNLNPIVDMSAMLFGLNNLKITGTKSTAKVQDELARKTVEGTLICLENNTGYITALVGGSKFDESNQMIRATQGRVQPGSSFKPLLYSAAFDTKLITPATVLEDTPQVFQNQSGVPYIPNNYAGHWQGTVLAWRALAKSLNIPAIKVLDTIGFDAAITRSAALLGITDPDEIDRTFPRLYPLALGVISVAPVQMAKAFAVFANQGRRVDPIAIRTVENRNGTIVMDPERDLRLDQRRRGNAMQVISPQNAYLMTSVLKRTVTEGTLAYASSSGSKFRYKDKKTGKYFSMPVAGKTGTTQNWSDAWTIGFSPYYTAAVWFGYDKGGQSLGLDNTGATLAGPPWANFMKAIHEDMPYRDFIRPETGLTAVSVCSKSGMLQTPYCNEGTVSLYFLSGTEPTEACTYHEANNVLLEIAKDRLRKSNYSTGQAPVDIIKTDVLIDPRIFEDPEPSKQRRRGNTSYTTDSSITGDLTVPSSSDSIFESNPYLRSGEDETSENQSSTLTPQQEQNAAIQQGQTSGTSGVGNTLQPPIPQTHLETIDEGTPLPSFPPLETAPSGAESETQEQDNGTIQDEGINPWL; encoded by the coding sequence ATGCGCGGACGTACCGTCTTTTTATATATTTACCTTATTATTGTTTTTACCGTGCTTGCTGCAGGTTCGGCGATGCTGGGCTACTTACTGGCAGAAACGGCTGCCGTAAAGCAAAGTGAACAATTTACGGCTTTTAATCCCGATTTACCAACCCGGATACTTGATATACGCGGAGACTTAATTACCGAATTCTCTTCCAACGAGAAACGGGAAATTATTAAGTTTGAACAGATACCGCCTGCATTGATTAATGCGCTCCTTGTACGCGAAGATCGCAGCTTTTATCAGCACCGAGGCTTTACCTTAAAGGCGATTTTCCGTGCTGTTATCGGCAAGCTTACCCACAGAACACTCGGCGGCGGAAGTACCATTACACAGCAAATAGCAGGGCTTTTGTACTGTGACCGTACCGATATGAGTATTTCGCGAAAGGTAAAAGAACTGTGGTGGGCGGTTCAAATGGAACGCCGATACTCAAAAGACGAAATTCTCGAACTCTATTTGAATAAAGTCTATTTCGGCGGAGGTACCTACGGCGTCAGCGCTGCCTGTCGTTTTTATTTTGGACACTCCGTAGCGGAAATTACCCCTGCGGAAGCAGCGATACTGGTTATTCAGCTGTCAAACCCCGCCTATTACAATCCTTTTGAATACCCGAACCGCGTACAGGAACGCCAAGGTTACATCCTCGACGAGATGGTTAGGCTCGGTTATCTCACTAAAGAGGAACGAGACGAGTCCTACGATGAGTATTGGGCTCATTTCGATTATACCCGAACCGCTTCGTCCGCATGGTTTAACCGCGAAGATAAAGCCCGCTGGTTTTCCGAATATGTACGCCGCCAGCTTGAAACGATGATGTACGGCACGATGGATTTTTATTCCGATGGATATATTGTACATACCACTTGCGACCTGCGCCATCAAGCAGCAGCTGAAAAAGAGATGGGAGACTATATCCGCATTGCCAATAGCCGCGTAAGAAATACCCGTTCGCACCGATTTGCACAGAGCGAACTGTACAGCAACATCACTGCGCTCGTTTCACTCGCCTTTAATATTCCGGCACTCCATATCGATTCCGAACGGGTGCAAGCAAAAACCCTTTCCTACTATCGCAGCAATTTAAATCCTATTGTAGATATGTCGGCAATGCTCTTCGGTTTAAACAATCTCAAAATTACCGGTACAAAAAGTACGGCTAAGGTTCAAGATGAGCTTGCAAGAAAAACAGTTGAGGGAACGCTCATCTGTTTGGAAAATAATACCGGATACATTACGGCGCTCGTCGGTGGAAGTAAATTCGACGAATCGAATCAGATGATTCGGGCGACACAGGGGCGCGTCCAACCGGGAAGTTCATTTAAGCCTCTTCTGTATTCCGCAGCCTTCGACACCAAATTGATTACACCGGCAACCGTGCTGGAAGATACACCGCAGGTATTTCAAAACCAGAGCGGCGTTCCATATATCCCCAATAACTATGCAGGGCATTGGCAGGGTACTGTTCTCGCATGGAGAGCGCTTGCAAAGTCTCTGAATATTCCGGCAATTAAGGTACTCGATACAATCGGTTTTGATGCGGCAATCACCCGCTCAGCAGCGCTGCTCGGCATCACCGATCCGGACGAAATCGACCGCACGTTCCCGCGGCTATATCCGCTCGCGCTCGGTGTTATCAGCGTTGCACCCGTCCAGATGGCAAAGGCGTTTGCCGTCTTTGCAAATCAGGGGCGGCGGGTTGACCCAATAGCCATCCGAACCGTCGAAAACCGCAACGGCACCATTGTGATGGATCCCGAACGGGATTTACGGTTGGATCAGCGGCGGCGAGGAAATGCGATGCAGGTTATCAGCCCCCAAAATGCCTATCTTATGACTTCGGTACTAAAGAGAACGGTTACTGAAGGGACACTCGCTTATGCTTCAAGCAGCGGTTCAAAGTTCCGTTATAAGGATAAGAAAACCGGTAAGTATTTTTCTATGCCTGTTGCGGGTAAAACCGGTACGACCCAAAACTGGTCTGACGCATGGACAATCGGTTTTTCTCCGTATTATACTGCCGCCGTTTGGTTCGGGTATGACAAAGGAGGTCAGTCGCTCGGTCTTGATAACACGGGGGCGACACTTGCAGGACCGCCGTGGGCAAACTTTATGAAGGCAATCCATGAAGATATGCCGTATCGGGACTTTATTCGGCCTGAAACAGGATTAACTGCCGTTTCGGTTTGTTCAAAATCCGGAATGTTGCAAACGCCGTACTGCAACGAAGGAACAGTGTCGCTCTACTTTTTATCCGGTACAGAACCGACAGAGGCGTGTACTTATCATGAAGCAAACAATGTACTGCTCGAAATTGCAAAAGACCGTCTACGCAAAAGCAATTACAGTACCGGACAAGCGCCGGTCGACATTATTAAAACGGATGTACTCATTGACCCGCGTATTTTTGAAGACCCTGAACCGAGCAAACAAAGACGGAGGGGAAATACTTCCTATACGACAGATTCATCTATAACCGGCGATCTTACAGTACCTTCCAGCTCAGACAGCATTTTTGAATCTAACCCATACTTACGCTCAGGTGAAGATGAGACATCCGAAAATCAGTCTTCGACGTTGACTCCTCAGCAAGAACAAAATGCAGCAATTCAACAGGGGCAGACTTCGGGAACATCAGGAGTGGGCAATACGTTGCAGCCGCCGATTCCTCAAACACATTTGGAAACGATCGACGAGGGAACCCCTTTACCGTCTTTCCCGCCCTTAGAAACTGCCCCTTCCGGCGCCGAATCCGAAACACAGGAACAGGACAATGGAACAATACAGGATGAAGGTATTAACCCGTGGCTATAA
- a CDS encoding deoxycytidylate deaminase: MSEQPYVRPTWDEYFMEVCRAIAKRATCDRGRSGCVIARDNQLLVTGYVGAPRGLPHCDDVGHQFKKVQHEDGSISQHCVRTVHAEQNAICQAAKRGISIDGATLYCKMTPCRTCAMLIINCGIKRVIAEKRYHDSADSIEMFKQAGVTLEHLNDTIEEYQGQ; the protein is encoded by the coding sequence ATGAGTGAACAACCGTACGTCCGCCCAACTTGGGATGAATATTTTATGGAAGTGTGCCGTGCAATTGCAAAACGTGCGACCTGCGATCGAGGCAGATCCGGTTGCGTTATTGCGCGGGATAACCAGCTCTTGGTTACCGGCTATGTGGGCGCTCCTCGCGGGTTACCCCATTGCGATGACGTAGGGCATCAATTTAAAAAGGTGCAGCATGAAGACGGTTCCATCAGTCAACACTGTGTCCGTACCGTTCATGCAGAGCAGAATGCCATTTGCCAAGCGGCAAAACGGGGTATCAGTATCGACGGCGCAACGCTCTACTGCAAAATGACCCCGTGCCGAACGTGTGCAATGCTGATTATCAACTGCGGTATCAAACGGGTTATTGCCGAAAAACGGTACCACGATAGCGCCGACTCAATCGAGATGTTCAAACAAGCAGGGGTTACGCTCGAACATCTGAATGATACTATTGAAGAATATCAAGGCCAATAA
- a CDS encoding exodeoxyribonuclease III, with the protein MTSIISWNVNGIRAAQKKGFLEWLYTENPDILCLQETKARKEQLTSELINPVWKEGVYKTYWQAAKKPGYSGTAVFCKKEPLNIRTMNISAFDDEGRVLVADFETVSVISAYFPNSQEGGARLGYKLDFCAAMLEFCNALQKEGRHIVLCGDYNIAHTPIDLANPKANEQNPGYLPEERAWMDTFTQAGYTDTFRHFCAEPHQYTWWSYRFHAREKNIGWRIDYHCVDNAFLPNICESSIKADVLGSDHCPIKLVYKE; encoded by the coding sequence ATGACTTCAATTATTTCATGGAACGTAAATGGCATTCGCGCCGCACAAAAAAAAGGGTTTTTGGAATGGCTTTATACCGAAAATCCTGACATACTTTGTTTACAGGAAACAAAAGCTCGTAAAGAGCAGCTGACTTCGGAACTGATCAACCCTGTTTGGAAAGAGGGAGTTTATAAAACATACTGGCAGGCAGCCAAAAAACCGGGCTATTCGGGAACTGCCGTATTCTGCAAAAAAGAACCGCTCAATATCCGTACGATGAACATTTCTGCTTTTGACGATGAAGGACGAGTGCTTGTAGCCGATTTCGAAACGGTATCGGTTATTTCCGCCTATTTTCCCAACTCTCAAGAAGGAGGAGCGCGGCTCGGCTATAAGCTCGATTTTTGCGCAGCGATGCTTGAGTTTTGTAATGCACTGCAAAAGGAAGGTCGGCATATTGTACTGTGCGGAGACTACAATATCGCTCATACCCCTATAGATCTTGCCAACCCAAAGGCAAACGAGCAAAACCCCGGTTATCTGCCCGAAGAGCGGGCATGGATGGATACCTTTACGCAGGCAGGATATACCGACACCTTCCGGCATTTTTGTGCGGAACCGCATCAATATACGTGGTGGAGCTATCGTTTTCATGCCCGCGAGAAAAACATCGGATGGAGAATAGACTATCACTGTGTAGACAACGCTTTCTTACCGAATATCTGCGAATCATCAATTAAAGCGGATGTATTGGGTTCCGACCATTGTCCCATCAAGTTAGTGTATAAGGAATAA
- a CDS encoding DNA-deoxyinosine glycosylase produces the protein MTERIVHPFPPVYNSKSRILILGSFPSAASRMQEFYYGHPRNRFWPLLAALLDEAEPHSIKEKREMLLRHHIALYDAVTACTITGSADASIQSIIPADLSSIFQEAPIQAVFANGTKAYEVCIKHIGISAIKLPSTSPANARFSFAELLAAWKQILPEAGRIH, from the coding sequence ATGACTGAAAGAATTGTTCATCCCTTTCCGCCGGTATATAACTCCAAATCGCGTATTCTTATTTTAGGTTCTTTTCCCTCTGCCGCATCCCGTATGCAGGAATTCTACTATGGTCATCCACGGAACAGATTTTGGCCGCTTCTTGCCGCTTTGCTGGACGAGGCAGAGCCTCATTCAATAAAAGAAAAAAGAGAGATGCTGTTGCGCCATCATATTGCGCTGTATGATGCCGTTACCGCCTGTACAATTACCGGATCTGCCGATGCAAGTATACAGTCCATCATACCGGCGGATTTAAGCAGTATTTTCCAAGAAGCGCCGATCCAAGCAGTCTTTGCAAACGGTACGAAAGCGTACGAAGTATGTATCAAACACATTGGAATTTCGGCTATTAAGCTCCCGTCTACCAGCCCTGCAAATGCACGGTTCAGCTTTGCAGAGCTTTTAGCCGCATGGAAACAAATACTGCCGGAAGCAGGGCGAATACATTAG
- a CDS encoding vWA domain-containing protein, producing the protein MKKIRIFAAAAVFFLITSTLNAQTTRQDAADVIVLMDTSGTVLPYYEVINKRVLQSIISKFVRIGDSFHLISFSAIPQYEMSQKINTEADLSRVVSRFMLLYQLGQSADFLSGINFAGQYMTRLPSQQEKILIVISDGIFNPPASSPYRDYTGEQVKTELAKISASIRAHGWKVYYVKLPFPSDAVIKDLDGAFYAGKLDATGSLDRSGVDSAVSSSGAASGSTGSTSNGQKGYASDIGTNAQNKATGRTDSPAAASSGSNTVQGVTDSFATADSNSTTGNTIDAQNQAGTTDSSNMAGQNAVSATGGQGTGTGSDSAGQGAKEYTDVSQAFTENLGIEPSSLPEEGEVEFNDTAFPIPHIIFPERIETSGNTAELPLTIINEATEPVEIQLQSVSLTTGSETQKQQLENIIVRIPPEGKSELTIRIALPDSLRREGKHRTDIRLDLAQQDKSFSQAAAVLLTVKPTFMQSLLQGNLLWILLAALVFILILLLIIFILRRRASEPVKYAARMVGQQSDLRQQSNTVQQTDFNRNQREALTASQTKYYPEQLGNKTDPRDTLNTFGSQTAAATAATKTETAAQFDHLAQERSRAAEGRFALLNSAETHLNRRPGLNHGYYSGRVSTKPSQSGMTELFVYNQTTLIGKRNIHVMKSGTRLSIGGSKSDDFLIFLVPFPANLAQVQYDGNDYRVSILKPEYFPYETSNTIYPCIGRDITAVSKKGYHVTFTFRGYEDPMIRLNTLLTSINYTEDR; encoded by the coding sequence ATGAAAAAAATAAGGATTTTCGCTGCCGCAGCGGTCTTCTTTTTAATTACATCTACATTGAATGCCCAGACAACTCGGCAGGATGCAGCCGATGTAATCGTCCTTATGGACACTTCCGGTACCGTGTTACCCTATTACGAGGTTATCAACAAGCGTGTACTACAATCTATCATTTCAAAATTTGTACGCATAGGGGACTCCTTTCATCTTATCTCATTTAGTGCGATTCCTCAGTATGAAATGTCACAGAAAATCAATACCGAAGCGGATCTATCCCGCGTTGTTTCCCGTTTTATGCTTCTGTATCAGCTGGGGCAAAGCGCCGATTTTTTATCCGGTATTAATTTTGCCGGTCAATATATGACGAGACTGCCTTCGCAGCAGGAAAAAATTCTTATTGTTATTTCGGACGGTATTTTTAATCCTCCTGCATCAAGCCCATACCGGGACTATACCGGTGAACAGGTAAAGACTGAATTAGCCAAGATTTCTGCCTCCATCCGTGCGCATGGCTGGAAGGTATATTATGTAAAACTGCCCTTCCCCTCCGATGCGGTCATTAAGGACTTGGACGGAGCTTTTTATGCAGGTAAGCTGGATGCTACAGGTTCGCTTGATCGATCAGGAGTCGATAGTGCAGTATCTTCTTCGGGTGCAGCTTCCGGCAGCACAGGCAGTACTTCGAACGGGCAGAAAGGATACGCATCTGATATCGGCACGAATGCACAAAACAAAGCAACAGGACGAACCGATAGTCCGGCTGCCGCTTCTTCCGGATCAAATACCGTGCAAGGTGTAACCGATTCATTTGCCACAGCGGATTCCAATTCCACTACCGGCAATACCATAGACGCTCAAAATCAGGCGGGTACAACAGACAGTTCGAATATGGCAGGGCAAAATGCCGTATCGGCAACCGGCGGACAGGGAACCGGCACAGGTAGCGATTCCGCCGGACAAGGAGCGAAAGAATACACCGATGTGTCGCAGGCCTTTACGGAAAACCTTGGTATTGAACCGAGCAGTTTGCCGGAAGAAGGCGAGGTGGAATTCAATGACACGGCATTCCCTATTCCGCACATTATCTTTCCCGAACGTATAGAAACCTCAGGTAATACCGCCGAACTGCCGCTCACTATTATTAATGAAGCGACAGAACCTGTTGAAATACAATTACAAAGTGTTTCTTTGACAACCGGCAGTGAAACACAAAAGCAGCAACTGGAAAATATCATTGTTCGTATTCCTCCCGAAGGTAAAAGCGAACTTACCATACGGATTGCACTGCCCGACAGCTTACGGAGAGAAGGGAAACACCGTACCGATATACGGCTTGACCTTGCACAACAAGATAAGTCATTTTCCCAAGCGGCAGCCGTATTACTCACCGTTAAACCGACATTCATGCAGTCACTGCTGCAGGGTAATCTTCTATGGATTCTACTCGCCGCGCTGGTATTTATCCTTATCCTGCTGTTAATCATATTTATACTTCGCCGCCGAGCTTCTGAACCGGTTAAATATGCCGCACGGATGGTCGGACAACAGTCGGATTTAAGACAGCAAAGCAATACTGTTCAACAAACCGATTTTAATAGGAACCAGCGAGAAGCGCTTACCGCTTCCCAAACAAAATATTATCCCGAACAGCTGGGAAATAAAACCGATCCGCGCGACACCCTGAATACCTTCGGTTCACAAACAGCGGCAGCGACTGCGGCAACTAAAACCGAAACAGCAGCACAATTTGATCACCTTGCACAAGAACGATCCCGTGCTGCCGAAGGGCGTTTTGCCTTGTTAAACAGCGCAGAAACCCATCTCAACCGCCGTCCGGGATTGAATCACGGCTATTATAGCGGCAGGGTCAGTACAAAGCCTTCGCAGTCGGGAATGACAGAGCTTTTCGTCTATAACCAAACCACACTAATTGGAAAACGAAATATTCACGTAATGAAGTCAGGCACCCGCCTTAGCATCGGCGGCAGCAAGAGCGATGATTTTTTAATCTTTCTAGTACCTTTCCCTGCCAATCTTGCGCAAGTACAGTATGACGGTAATGATTATCGTGTTTCGATTTTAAAACCCGAGTATTTCCCATACGAAACATCGAATACGATTTATCCCTGCATCGGGCGAGACATAACAGCGGTGTCTAAGAAAGGCTATCATGTTACGTTTACGTTTAGAGGCTATGAAGACCCGATGATTAGGTTGAATACGCTCCTTACGTCGATTAATTACACTGAAGATCGCTAG